In one window of Henckelia pumila isolate YLH828 chromosome 1, ASM3356847v2, whole genome shotgun sequence DNA:
- the LOC140875843 gene encoding transcription factor TGA2.3-like, with the protein MQSFKASVHHTMSLANSDVFCHTNSPFYFRVDEGSGNATRFTDLGELEQSTGFDHAVNLTINSIYNDPNASSVSVLSNNLQFGGINASLGSSEMGSAVGGVDSAQFVLHKGAMMAVGGGGGGGGGGGGALGHGQFENWADSGVVADHSQQTTDASTDTDDKNQIPGVHDERLKTLDLRDPSDGKTGEQKVLRRLAQNREAAKKSRIRKKAYVQQLENSRQKLTQLEQDLKRAQQQGIVATSGFTGDHSHSISGNGALAFDMDYARWCEEHQSLIEDLRLAVNSPVGDSELRLIVDAVMSHYDEVFQLKSKGAKSDVFHMLSGMWKAPTERCFMWLGGFRSSEVLKIPERQIEPLTEQQLMEFRSLQQSSQQAEDALSQGMEALQQTLVDTLSSIPSKPRNSGYVCDYMEQMSMAMNKLAALENFLHQADLLRQQTLQQLQRILTTRQAARALLAINDYKSRLRALSSLWWCRPRE; encoded by the exons ATGCAGAGCTTCAAAGCTTCAGTTCACCACACCATGTCTCTCGCCAACTCAGATGTTTTTTGCCACACCAACTCGCCATTTTACTTCAG AGTTGATGAAGGAAGTGGAAACGCTACCCGTTTTACGGATCTCGGGGAGCTGgagcagtcaactggattcgaTCATGCTGTTAATTTGACAATAA ACTCCATATACAACGATCCAAATGCCAGCAGTGTTTCTGTTTTGTCGAACAACTTACAGTTCGGTGGAATCAACGCC AGTTTGGGTTCGTCTGAGATGGGATCAGCAGTTGGAGGAGTGGACTCTGCCCAGTTCGTGTTGCATAAGGGAGCAATGATGGCGGTtggtggcggcggcggcggcggcggagggGGAGGCGGAGCTTTGGGACACGGGCAGTTTGAGAACTGGGCCGACTCCGGGGTGGTGGCGGATCACAGCCAACAGACCACTGATGCGTCTACAGATACTGATGACAAAAATCAg ATCCCTGGTGTCCACGATGAAAGATTAAAAACTTTGGATTTGAGGGACCCTTCCGACGGAAAAACTGGAGAGCAGAAG GTACTTCGTAGGCTGGCTCAGAATCGGGAAGCTGCGAAGAAAAGTCGAATCAGGAAGAAA GCGTATGTTCAACAACTCGAGAATAGCCGACAAAAGCTAACCCAACTAGAGCAGGACTTGAAACGAGCTCAACAGCAG GGAATCGTTGCTACGTCAGGATTCACGGGTGATCATAGTCATTCTATCAGTGGAAATG GGGCTTTGGCTTTTGACATGGATTATGCTCGCTGGTGCGAAGAACATCAAAGCCTGATAGAGGATCTGAGATTGGCTGTGAATTCTCCCGTGGGAGATAGTGAGCTACGTCTTATTGTTGATGCGGTGATGTCTCATTACGATGAAGTGTTCCAGTTGAAGAGCAAAGGTGCGAAATCAGACGTGTTTCACATGCTCTCTGGCATGTGGAAGGCTCCTACTGAAAGGTGTTTCATGTGGTTAGGAGGCTTCCGTTCCTCGGAAGTTCTCAAG ATACCTGAAAGGCAGATCGAGCCATTAACTGAACAGCAATTGATGGAATTCCGAAGTTTACAACAATCCTCTCAACAAGCTGAGGATGCCTTATCCCAAGGAATGGAAGCTTTGCAACAAACACTCGTTGATACGCTATCCTCCATCCCCTCAAAGCCTCGCAACTCTGGATATGTTTGTGATTACATGGAACAAATGTCGATGGCCATGAACAAACTCGCTGCACTCGAAAATTTCCTCCATCAG GCTGACCTCTTGAGACAGCAAACTCTGCAACAACTGCAGCGGATCTTGACCACCCGTCAAGCTGCTCGTGCTCTTCTGGCCATCAACGATTACAAGTCGAGGCTTCGAGCCCTGAGTTCTTTGTGGTGGTGCCGCCCAAGGGAATGA